A genomic region of bacterium contains the following coding sequences:
- a CDS encoding serine/threonine-protein phosphatase: MVAFGKKKQKQKAQPEEPLPGAGEHAPSDDDSTDPLLKSPGAAAADGWELVAGSTAGRVERRLVDGEWTFRWVASALPEETMAALKGNLIEVDSRVFPVGEYTEADGAFAVVLSEPVVPLRSFLESHDLRPSEVLQAVADLSHGFSKLAAAGLAPVALDTARLYATLESFGVARNGAGFRIAFANFHELAPLPENFTTNALALQAIEIASMLLDREWTAPWHQEAASEILSAIVALRETAVEIGLEAIPAKLASLLPQIRGCVMTDVGRVRSNNEDAAVLSVENSTRGGGSPCTALGFVADGMGGHAAGEIASALALSAATRTLADWRESAAAGDKVIAQHIARAYARAETAIARDCELHPERSGMGTTLTGALVLSPCPPPDPSARSAAPAFDIARAWIANLGDSRTYLVSGRSLVRISHDHSYVQSLLDAGEISEEEAFHHPARNVISKCLGGNSQEQPRPDVAPLACGPGDVLLSASDGLTDLLTDSEIFAILEESWDAGANPLESAARALIDAANARGGKDNITIVLIAL; this comes from the coding sequence TTGGTTGCGTTCGGAAAAAAGAAGCAAAAACAGAAGGCGCAGCCGGAAGAGCCGCTGCCCGGAGCGGGGGAGCATGCGCCCTCGGACGACGATTCGACCGATCCGCTTCTGAAAAGTCCGGGCGCTGCAGCGGCCGACGGATGGGAGCTGGTCGCCGGATCAACGGCGGGGCGCGTGGAGCGCAGATTGGTGGACGGCGAATGGACATTCCGCTGGGTTGCAAGCGCTCTGCCCGAAGAGACGATGGCGGCGCTGAAAGGCAATTTGATTGAAGTCGACTCGCGCGTTTTTCCGGTTGGCGAATACACCGAAGCGGACGGCGCGTTCGCGGTCGTGCTTTCGGAGCCAGTCGTACCGCTTCGATCGTTTCTGGAATCTCACGACCTGCGGCCGTCGGAAGTGCTTCAAGCCGTCGCGGATCTTTCGCACGGCTTTAGCAAGCTCGCCGCCGCAGGGCTTGCGCCGGTGGCGCTGGATACTGCGAGGCTTTACGCAACTCTTGAATCGTTCGGAGTGGCGCGAAACGGCGCGGGCTTCCGCATCGCGTTCGCGAACTTCCACGAGCTCGCGCCGCTGCCGGAAAATTTCACAACAAACGCGCTCGCGTTGCAGGCGATCGAAATCGCATCCATGCTGCTCGACCGGGAGTGGACAGCTCCTTGGCACCAGGAGGCCGCGTCCGAGATTTTGTCGGCGATTGTCGCGTTGCGCGAAACCGCCGTGGAAATCGGGCTTGAAGCGATCCCGGCGAAGCTTGCTTCCCTGCTGCCGCAAATCCGCGGATGCGTCATGACCGACGTCGGACGCGTGCGCTCCAACAACGAGGATGCCGCCGTACTTTCGGTCGAGAACTCGACGCGCGGAGGGGGCAGCCCATGCACGGCGCTCGGATTCGTCGCGGACGGAATGGGCGGGCATGCCGCGGGCGAAATCGCAAGCGCGCTGGCTCTGTCCGCCGCGACGCGAACGTTGGCGGACTGGCGTGAAAGCGCCGCCGCCGGCGACAAAGTGATCGCGCAGCACATCGCACGCGCGTACGCGCGCGCGGAAACCGCTATCGCGCGCGACTGCGAGCTGCACCCCGAGCGCAGCGGAATGGGCACGACGCTTACCGGCGCTCTCGTCCTATCGCCCTGCCCGCCGCCCGATCCCTCGGCGCGCTCCGCCGCGCCCGCGTTCGATATAGCGCGCGCGTGGATCGCGAATCTGGGCGACTCGCGCACCTACCTCGTTTCCGGCCGCTCGCTCGTCCGGATTTCGCACGATCATTCATACGTCCAGTCCCTTCTGGACGCGGGTGAAATAAGCGAAGAAGAGGCGTTCCATCATCCGGCCAGGAACGTCATCTCGAAGTGCCTCGGAGGCAACAGCCAGGAGCAGCCCCGGCCGGACGTTGCGCCGCTCGCCTGCGGCCCGGGCGACGTGCTCCTTTCGGCCAGCGACGGGTTGACCGATCTTCTCACCGATTCCGAAATATTCGCAATTCTTGAGGAATCCTGGGATGCGGGCGCCAATCCGCTCGAATCCGCGGCGCGTGCACTCATCGACGCCGCGAACGCCCGCGGCGGAAAGGACAACATCACAATCGTCCTTATCGCGCTTTAG